One Mycolicibacterium pulveris genomic region harbors:
- a CDS encoding SDR family NAD(P)-dependent oxidoreductase: MDIDQMDLNKAHAFIIGGSTGVGAALTRALVAEGAKVTVLALAGSELDDIGRETGAATIAADLSNLDELDGMVARAEALNGPVDIMVCMAAVCPSGPFQDYTSDQIRKTVTVNMIAHMELVRQVLPSMIARRTGTITTTGSFSSEISMIHLGCYIPSKAGLSRFAFDLQSEVRDYGIRVFTFVLGSVKGTPLASKAAEDQVVGFIEARAGGIGVLTPEAVAKRMVEVLQSNRKRGVVAIPGLAQPLLEFKALPDRLLDPLMGRPARKRKRSTA; encoded by the coding sequence ATGGACATTGATCAGATGGATCTCAACAAGGCGCATGCCTTCATCATCGGGGGGTCAACCGGTGTCGGTGCGGCGCTGACCCGCGCGCTCGTCGCCGAGGGCGCCAAGGTCACCGTGCTGGCCCTGGCGGGATCCGAGCTCGACGATATCGGCCGGGAGACCGGCGCGGCGACCATCGCGGCGGATCTGTCGAATCTCGACGAGCTGGATGGCATGGTCGCCCGCGCGGAGGCCCTGAACGGCCCGGTTGACATCATGGTGTGCATGGCCGCCGTGTGTCCGTCCGGGCCATTCCAGGACTACACCAGCGACCAGATCCGAAAGACGGTCACGGTCAACATGATCGCTCACATGGAGCTCGTTCGACAGGTGCTTCCGAGCATGATCGCGCGGCGCACGGGGACGATCACCACCACCGGTTCGTTCTCCAGCGAGATATCGATGATCCACCTGGGCTGCTATATACCGTCCAAGGCCGGCCTGAGCAGATTCGCGTTCGATCTCCAAAGCGAAGTCCGAGATTACGGCATCAGGGTGTTCACCTTTGTTCTTGGCTCGGTCAAGGGAACGCCGCTTGCGTCGAAGGCCGCCGAAGATCAAGTCGTCGGTTTCATCGAGGCGCGCGCCGGGGGTATCGGTGTGCTGACACCCGAGGCAGTCGCCAAGCGCATGGTCGAGGTCCTGCAGAGCAATCGCAAGCGGGGAGTGGTCGCGATTCCCGGACTGGCGCAGCCACTGCTCGAGTTCAAGGCACTGCCAGACCGTCTCCTGGATCCGCTCATGGGCAGACCTGCGCGAAAACGCAAGCGCAGCACCGCTTGA
- a CDS encoding flavin-containing monooxygenase has translation MPLSEVTGEDLSALLSKADRRTLAAVVTHLSGDPNAIPDLADRDHIERKAAEVLPPFINGERQPPVPDDELLQAAMDLAVGAPVPAEYRTYVREQTGIGPVEPLEPIDAPADFKILVVGAGATGIVVARRIQERGINNFTVIEANPSPGGAWWTNTYPGCRVDTPSLLYSFSFHQDPGWPEHFSPQPALLSYLREVVQESGFADKIMVNTEVRTLTWDEDAALWRVGFRHPDGTTGTTEANVVILAPGLLRVPKYPAIPGQDTFAGLSWHSARWNHSVDLRGLRVAVIGTGASAQQIVPAIAPIAERVIVYQRSPQWLLTHEKYGRKLTGQERELYDRIPMYREWNRFSESWRFGDGTTPFVTVDPDWDKPGSISKENDRLRTQLLKYIEEQVGDLPDLMKLVTPDYPPFTKRMLIDNGWYRALRRENVRLNTSRIEEITPTGVKTVDGADVVDVIVYATGFQADHYLLPMQVTGAGGVDVTARLDADPKAYLGLALEDCPNLFLTPGPTAYLGHAGNAMFFAECHARYITECLRLMVEKQVRWMAPRREAIDTYTESVRTALANSVWNQKGVDSWFKGDRQEIVTIAANTVIGFWSQYRGVDEDAYVWGR, from the coding sequence ATGCCACTATCCGAGGTCACCGGCGAAGACCTGTCTGCGTTGCTGAGCAAGGCAGATCGCCGCACGCTCGCGGCAGTGGTGACTCACCTCTCCGGTGATCCCAACGCGATTCCGGATCTGGCCGACCGTGACCATATCGAGCGGAAGGCGGCCGAAGTGCTGCCGCCCTTTATCAACGGTGAGCGGCAGCCGCCGGTGCCGGATGACGAGTTGTTACAGGCGGCGATGGACCTAGCGGTGGGCGCTCCGGTGCCCGCGGAGTACCGGACGTACGTACGCGAGCAGACCGGGATCGGGCCCGTAGAGCCGCTGGAGCCGATCGACGCCCCGGCCGACTTCAAGATCCTCGTGGTGGGTGCCGGCGCCACCGGGATCGTCGTCGCGCGCCGAATCCAGGAACGCGGCATCAACAACTTCACCGTCATCGAGGCCAACCCGTCCCCTGGTGGAGCCTGGTGGACGAATACCTACCCTGGCTGCCGCGTGGACACCCCAAGCCTCCTGTATTCCTTTTCGTTCCACCAGGATCCCGGATGGCCCGAACACTTCAGCCCGCAACCGGCACTGTTGTCCTACCTTCGTGAGGTCGTCCAAGAGAGCGGCTTCGCGGACAAGATAATGGTCAACACCGAGGTGCGGACGTTGACCTGGGATGAAGATGCGGCGTTGTGGCGCGTTGGTTTCCGCCACCCGGACGGAACGACCGGCACCACCGAGGCCAACGTGGTCATCCTGGCACCAGGGTTGCTTCGGGTTCCCAAATATCCTGCGATCCCCGGCCAGGACACGTTCGCGGGCCTGTCATGGCACTCGGCGCGATGGAACCACAGCGTGGACCTCCGGGGTCTTCGCGTCGCGGTGATCGGCACAGGCGCCAGCGCACAACAGATCGTTCCGGCCATCGCACCGATCGCCGAGCGGGTGATCGTCTATCAGAGAAGCCCACAGTGGCTGCTCACCCACGAAAAGTACGGAAGAAAGCTCACCGGCCAGGAGCGCGAACTATACGACCGGATTCCGATGTACCGAGAGTGGAACAGGTTCTCGGAGTCCTGGCGATTCGGTGACGGCACCACTCCGTTTGTCACGGTGGACCCTGATTGGGACAAGCCCGGATCGATCAGTAAGGAGAACGATCGCCTGCGAACCCAGCTGCTGAAGTACATCGAGGAGCAGGTGGGTGATCTTCCCGATCTGATGAAGCTGGTGACGCCGGACTATCCGCCGTTCACCAAACGCATGCTCATCGACAACGGATGGTACCGGGCGCTGAGGCGAGAAAACGTTCGTCTCAACACCTCTCGTATCGAGGAGATAACTCCGACCGGGGTGAAGACCGTCGATGGTGCAGACGTTGTCGACGTCATCGTGTACGCGACGGGATTCCAGGCCGATCACTACCTGCTGCCGATGCAGGTGACGGGTGCGGGCGGGGTCGATGTCACCGCCCGCCTCGACGCCGATCCCAAGGCGTACCTCGGGCTGGCGCTCGAGGATTGCCCGAATTTGTTCCTCACCCCGGGACCCACCGCCTATCTGGGGCATGCCGGAAACGCGATGTTCTTCGCGGAATGTCACGCCCGCTACATCACCGAGTGTCTCCGGTTGATGGTCGAGAAGCAGGTTCGTTGGATGGCGCCACGGCGCGAGGCGATCGACACCTACACCGAGTCGGTGCGGACCGCGCTGGCGAACTCCGTTTGGAACCAGAAAGGCGTCGACAGTTGGTTCAAAGGCGATCGTCAGGAGATCGTGACCATCGCCGCCAATACCGTGATCGGATTCTGGTCGCAGTATCGAGGCGTCGACGAGGACGCCTACGTTTGGGGCCGATGA
- a CDS encoding alpha/beta hydrolase produces the protein MASQRMRELTAKLTAKPMVHPDEPVSTQRTNFDAMDSTFVLPSEVTVTPAVVGGVACDWISVPGAREGYVCLYLHGGGYVIGSRRSHREVASRYARALNARALLVEYRRAPECPCPAQLEDAVAVYLGLLDSGVAPQRLVVCGESAGGGLTVALLTELRRTGRPMPACAAVVSPWVDLSLGGASFRENDHSDPIVVREVVERYREWVCAGLSGDDPRVSPIHGDLSGLPPMFVTASNSEMLRDDALLLIDRLQASGVPVAADMLDEALHAWTLFPYLPEAQRTLEQISVFVAAAWDVTYT, from the coding sequence ATGGCCAGCCAACGGATGCGTGAACTGACCGCCAAGCTCACCGCCAAACCCATGGTGCATCCGGACGAACCGGTGTCAACGCAGCGCACCAATTTCGATGCCATGGACTCGACCTTCGTACTGCCATCCGAGGTCACCGTCACACCAGCGGTGGTCGGCGGCGTGGCCTGCGACTGGATTTCCGTGCCTGGCGCACGCGAGGGTTACGTCTGTCTCTACTTGCACGGTGGGGGGTACGTGATCGGCAGTCGCCGCAGCCACCGGGAGGTGGCGAGCCGTTACGCTCGTGCGCTCAACGCCCGCGCCTTGCTGGTGGAATACCGTCGCGCTCCCGAATGTCCCTGCCCCGCACAGCTCGAAGATGCCGTCGCCGTCTACCTTGGGCTGCTGGATTCGGGCGTGGCGCCGCAAAGACTCGTGGTGTGCGGCGAGAGCGCCGGCGGCGGGCTGACCGTTGCGCTGCTGACCGAACTGCGCCGCACCGGCCGCCCGATGCCGGCCTGCGCGGCGGTGGTCTCGCCCTGGGTCGATCTCAGCCTCGGCGGCGCCTCCTTCAGGGAGAACGACCACAGCGACCCTATCGTGGTGCGCGAAGTCGTCGAGCGATATCGCGAGTGGGTCTGCGCCGGCCTTTCCGGCGACGATCCGCGGGTATCGCCGATCCACGGTGATCTCTCCGGTCTTCCGCCCATGTTTGTCACCGCCAGCAACTCCGAGATGTTGCGTGACGACGCGCTCCTGCTCATCGATCGGCTGCAGGCCAGCGGGGTCCCGGTCGCTGCCGACATGCTCGACGAAGCGCTGCATGCGTGGACCCTGTTTCCGTATCTTCCGGAGGCTCAGCGGACGCTCGAGCAGATCAGCGTATTCGTCGCCGCCGCTTGGGACGTCACATACACGTAG
- a CDS encoding acyl-CoA dehydrogenase family protein, which translates to MSDLLLDVVRSFSDRQVAPRSADIDAADEIPDELVDAMRELGLVGLTTTDLDAVSLLTVIEQVARACPSVALLVAAPDGTVGQPRFTVGLRGLRTGAVPTTLDGPFRYAVAAAAIGSAQYAHDQSVLYLSSRRAFGRHLIDIPVLRQATSTMHARLSHARHAVHASARDTDSSETDVVAVTFDAARVATAVAYSAIELHGGYGYMCEYPLERIARDCVSLRALVAPSFASA; encoded by the coding sequence ATGAGCGACCTGCTGCTGGATGTGGTGCGGTCGTTTTCCGACCGTCAAGTGGCGCCGCGGTCGGCAGACATCGATGCCGCCGACGAAATCCCGGACGAGCTTGTCGACGCGATGCGCGAACTCGGCCTGGTCGGGCTCACCACCACCGACCTCGATGCGGTGTCGCTGCTGACGGTCATCGAACAGGTCGCGCGGGCCTGTCCGAGTGTCGCGCTACTCGTCGCGGCACCCGACGGCACCGTCGGGCAACCTCGGTTCACCGTCGGACTGCGCGGGCTTCGAACCGGAGCGGTACCGACCACCCTCGATGGCCCTTTCCGGTACGCCGTCGCCGCAGCGGCGATCGGAAGTGCCCAGTACGCCCATGACCAGAGTGTGCTCTATCTGTCATCACGACGGGCCTTCGGTCGCCACCTCATCGATATCCCAGTGCTGCGCCAGGCCACATCGACGATGCACGCCCGCCTGTCCCATGCACGACACGCCGTCCACGCGTCGGCCCGCGACACGGACTCATCCGAAACCGATGTCGTGGCCGTCACGTTCGATGCCGCCCGGGTGGCCACTGCCGTCGCTTACAGCGCCATCGAGCTGCATGGAGGGTACGGCTATATGTGTGAGTATCCACTGGAACGCATCGCCCGAGACTGCGTTTCGCTGCGCGCTCTGGTGGCGCCGAGCTTTGCGAGCGCGTGA
- a CDS encoding enoyl-CoA hydratase-related protein: MTSHPTTYQDLIVEFDGAVLRVTINRPEAGNKFRDITALELAEVLRYFRSQRSLRVAVLTGAGDKFFCIGGEHDPFDSYDYGNVMPIVDVYELIDSVPKPVIAAVNGYAVGGGNVLHTVCDLSIASDRAQFRQVGPMVGSFDAGYGTAYLEEAIGRKRAKEMWYLNRKYTAEQALAMGLVNEVTPHAELADRVNEVVEELLGRGPQAIAGLKAAFSARHTGVVGQARMAHDLLLTQYLKTQEAEEMSRSFREKQPPDVSKFWT; this comes from the coding sequence GTGACTTCGCACCCTACGACATACCAGGACCTCATCGTCGAGTTCGACGGTGCCGTCCTTCGGGTCACCATCAACCGGCCCGAGGCCGGCAACAAGTTCCGTGACATCACCGCGCTCGAACTCGCTGAGGTGTTGCGCTACTTCAGGTCCCAGCGTTCGCTGAGGGTCGCCGTGCTGACCGGCGCCGGTGACAAGTTCTTCTGTATCGGCGGGGAACACGACCCGTTCGACAGCTACGACTACGGCAACGTCATGCCGATCGTGGACGTCTACGAGCTCATCGATTCGGTGCCCAAACCGGTGATCGCCGCGGTCAACGGATACGCCGTCGGCGGCGGGAACGTTCTGCACACGGTGTGCGACCTGTCCATCGCCTCCGATCGCGCACAGTTCCGCCAAGTGGGCCCGATGGTAGGCAGCTTCGATGCCGGTTACGGCACCGCCTATCTCGAAGAGGCCATCGGCCGTAAGCGGGCCAAGGAGATGTGGTATCTGAACCGCAAGTACACCGCGGAGCAGGCGCTGGCCATGGGACTGGTCAATGAGGTCACACCGCACGCCGAACTCGCCGATCGGGTCAATGAGGTGGTCGAGGAGTTGCTCGGCCGCGGCCCACAGGCAATCGCAGGGCTCAAAGCCGCGTTCTCGGCTCGGCACACCGGTGTCGTCGGACAGGCCCGGATGGCTCACGACCTCTTGCTCACCCAGTACCTGAAAACTCAAGAGGCCGAGGAGATGTCGCGGTCCTTCCGGGAGAAGCAACCACCCGACGTGTCGAAGTTCTGGACATGA
- a CDS encoding 3-hydroxyacyl-CoA dehydrogenase family protein — MRTVGVLGFGSMGAGIVDLCARAGLSVLVLEQSQERLDAGHRAIREFHAAGAARGATDPALLEQVTERITGILDPAALADADLIIEAVTEDENIKADVLTRISAHVRADCVIASNTSGLSVARLATYVSHPERFGGLHFFNPAQLMRLVEVIRPIQADQSTVQTLVAFAEQIGRHPVVVKDRPGFLVNHLLIPYLNQAIQEYDDGLASCADMATAVKLGLGYPMGPLQLLDRIGLDTHLHASDVIHAETADPRFAAPAMLRELVAAGRLGRKTGSGISDLEDPR; from the coding sequence GTGCGCACAGTTGGAGTATTGGGATTCGGCTCGATGGGCGCCGGCATCGTGGATCTGTGCGCCAGGGCTGGCCTGTCGGTTTTGGTTCTGGAACAGTCGCAGGAGCGGCTCGATGCCGGCCACCGCGCGATACGCGAGTTTCACGCGGCAGGGGCCGCCCGCGGAGCTACGGATCCGGCTCTGCTGGAACAGGTTACCGAACGCATCACGGGCATCCTGGATCCCGCTGCTCTGGCCGATGCCGACCTGATCATCGAGGCCGTCACCGAAGACGAGAACATCAAGGCTGACGTCTTGACCCGCATATCCGCCCACGTGCGTGCCGATTGCGTGATCGCCTCCAACACATCGGGCCTCTCGGTGGCCCGGCTGGCCACCTACGTATCACACCCCGAGCGCTTCGGCGGTCTGCACTTCTTCAACCCCGCCCAGCTGATGCGTCTCGTCGAGGTGATCCGGCCGATCCAAGCCGACCAGTCCACGGTGCAGACGCTGGTCGCATTCGCCGAACAAATCGGCCGCCATCCCGTGGTCGTCAAGGACCGTCCCGGCTTCCTGGTCAACCACCTGCTCATTCCCTATCTCAACCAGGCCATTCAGGAGTACGACGACGGGCTGGCCAGCTGTGCGGACATGGCTACCGCGGTGAAGCTGGGACTCGGCTATCCGATGGGTCCCCTGCAACTGCTCGACCGTATCGGCTTGGACACCCATCTGCATGCCAGCGACGTCATTCATGCCGAGACCGCCGACCCGCGGTTCGCAGCACCGGCAATGCTGCGCGAGTTGGTGGCGGCGGGGCGACTGGGACGCAAGACCGGTTCGGGGATCTCCGATCTGGAGGACCCACGGTGA
- a CDS encoding 3-hydroxyacyl-CoA dehydrogenase family protein, whose amino-acid sequence MSVIGSGTMGSGIAITSLLGGHNVHIIDVDDERIELGKDQVAKFLARSLSLGKITESDHAAAVGRLSASTSLKSARDADVVIEAVFEDLEVKQALFGELDAICRPDTLFHTNTSTLSVTAIAAGSNHPERVVGTHYCNPAPLMKLVEVVPGRRSAEDAVRRSADYIESLGKSIVMAKDVPGFIVNRFLVPFENDCIRALEAGRADVETIDAAVTLALGYPMGPFKLLDTVGLDIHYAVSMSLFTQLHNPRFAPPPLVTQMIAAGDLGRKTGRGFYTYEQKLAFGA is encoded by the coding sequence GTGTCCGTGATCGGATCCGGCACAATGGGTTCAGGCATTGCGATCACGTCGTTGCTCGGTGGCCACAACGTTCACATCATCGATGTCGATGACGAACGTATCGAGTTGGGCAAGGATCAGGTCGCGAAGTTCCTCGCGCGCAGTCTTTCTCTGGGCAAGATCACTGAATCGGATCATGCCGCCGCCGTCGGTCGGCTCAGCGCGTCGACTTCGTTGAAGTCGGCACGGGACGCTGACGTGGTCATCGAGGCGGTCTTCGAAGACCTCGAGGTGAAGCAGGCCCTCTTCGGCGAATTGGATGCGATCTGCCGACCCGACACTCTTTTTCACACCAACACCTCGACCTTGTCGGTGACGGCGATAGCGGCGGGATCGAATCATCCCGAGCGGGTGGTGGGCACTCACTACTGCAATCCCGCGCCGCTGATGAAACTTGTCGAAGTCGTACCGGGGCGCCGTTCGGCCGAGGACGCGGTGCGCCGCTCCGCCGATTACATCGAGTCCCTCGGAAAATCAATCGTCATGGCCAAGGACGTGCCCGGGTTCATAGTCAACCGGTTCCTGGTGCCGTTCGAGAACGATTGCATCAGAGCGCTGGAGGCGGGCCGTGCGGACGTGGAAACCATTGATGCCGCGGTCACTCTCGCCCTTGGATATCCGATGGGCCCGTTCAAACTGCTCGACACGGTCGGTCTCGACATCCACTATGCGGTGTCCATGAGCCTGTTCACCCAGCTCCACAATCCGCGATTCGCGCCCCCTCCCCTGGTCACCCAGATGATCGCCGCCGGTGATCTCGGTCGCAAGACGGGCCGGGGTTTCTATACCTACGAGCAGAAGTTGGCGTTCGGTGCCTAA
- a CDS encoding acyl-CoA dehydrogenase family protein, with protein sequence MNLIPAEALDEKAADLALLPEELALRDKAREVIATDVAPYAAATDLTGEFPHKQYRALVDAGLGALPIPVSDGGLGASSAAYAVVMEEIAAACGSTSLVYMTQMHAAWPIIRWGTPEQRAKHVPRLCVGDIYGSIAISEPSGGSDVSALSTTAQPVEEGFVLNGTKTFITSGDVAGVIVTFATIDRSAGRDGVVAFLVDPADGGVVAGAPFAKMGMHGSSTVELSFQDCVVPRSAVLGDVGKGFAIAMSSVVKTRLSAAAQGVGLAAAALRAGIAYAAERDLLHPKNDAGQFIQSELALLRAKVLSARLLLIQTARVIDAGKGTEVAEVSAAKLLCTELAVEVADRILELMGPDGDRRESAIQRLLRDALVTRIYDGTNEIQRLLIARDTYSRGRRT encoded by the coding sequence GTGAACCTGATACCGGCCGAGGCGCTTGACGAAAAGGCCGCCGATTTGGCCCTGCTACCTGAGGAGCTGGCACTTCGGGACAAGGCTCGCGAAGTCATCGCAACCGACGTCGCACCGTACGCCGCGGCGACCGATCTCACCGGCGAATTCCCCCACAAGCAGTATCGGGCACTCGTCGACGCCGGGCTTGGCGCGCTGCCGATCCCGGTGTCCGATGGCGGGTTAGGCGCATCGAGCGCGGCATACGCCGTTGTCATGGAGGAAATCGCCGCGGCCTGCGGTTCGACGTCCTTGGTGTACATGACCCAGATGCACGCGGCCTGGCCGATCATCAGATGGGGCACCCCCGAACAACGTGCGAAGCACGTGCCGCGGTTGTGCGTTGGTGACATCTACGGTTCCATCGCGATCTCGGAACCCTCGGGTGGTTCGGACGTAAGCGCGTTGAGCACAACCGCACAACCGGTCGAAGAGGGCTTCGTGCTCAACGGCACGAAGACCTTCATCACCTCCGGCGACGTCGCCGGTGTCATCGTCACGTTCGCGACCATCGACCGCAGCGCGGGCCGTGACGGCGTCGTCGCGTTCCTCGTCGATCCCGCTGACGGCGGCGTGGTGGCAGGCGCACCGTTCGCCAAGATGGGTATGCATGGTTCCTCGACGGTCGAACTGTCCTTCCAAGACTGTGTGGTACCACGCTCGGCCGTACTCGGCGATGTCGGCAAGGGCTTCGCCATCGCGATGTCCTCGGTGGTCAAGACACGGCTCAGCGCGGCGGCGCAAGGCGTAGGGCTCGCCGCCGCCGCGCTGCGTGCCGGCATCGCGTACGCCGCTGAGCGCGACCTTCTGCACCCGAAGAACGATGCGGGACAGTTCATTCAGTCCGAACTCGCGCTCCTGCGTGCCAAGGTGCTGTCGGCCCGCCTGCTGTTGATCCAGACCGCGCGCGTCATCGATGCCGGCAAGGGAACCGAGGTGGCCGAGGTGTCAGCGGCCAAACTGCTGTGCACCGAGTTGGCGGTGGAGGTCGCAGACCGCATCCTTGAGCTCATGGGCCCCGACGGAGACCGGCGTGAGAGCGCCATTCAACGGTTGTTGCGCGACGCCCTGGTGACCCGAATCTACGACGGAACCAACGAAATCCAACGGTTGTTGATCGCACGCGACACCTATTCACGAGGTCGGAGAACATGA
- a CDS encoding enoyl-CoA hydratase/isomerase family protein codes for MTNDAEHDGVLISRRTDNAVHLTLNRPAVLNALNTELLDALSDELDLVLDDEAVRAVVIHGAGPRAFCAGADLKELAGLDSEAALNLLNRGQNLFRRIELAPKPVVAVVDGFAIGGGFELALACHLLVATERSQFGLPEATLGLIPGYGGTQRLTDALGRHLALRLMLTGARLSAREAAEAGILACPVIAPDSVAAAVDELVEKLCRATPAATRTVLAAASAQVPSSLALGQEAALAAIAIASVNGQAGITAMLAKMADR; via the coding sequence ATGACGAACGACGCGGAACACGATGGCGTGCTGATCAGCCGCCGTACCGACAACGCGGTGCACCTGACGCTCAACCGACCCGCGGTCCTCAACGCGCTCAACACCGAGTTGCTCGACGCGCTGAGCGACGAACTCGATCTTGTCCTCGATGACGAGGCGGTTCGGGCGGTCGTTATCCACGGTGCGGGTCCCCGGGCGTTCTGCGCGGGGGCGGACTTGAAGGAACTCGCGGGGTTGGACAGCGAGGCCGCACTCAACCTGCTCAACCGGGGTCAGAACCTGTTCCGCCGCATCGAGCTGGCGCCGAAGCCGGTGGTGGCCGTGGTGGACGGGTTTGCCATCGGTGGTGGTTTCGAGTTGGCCCTGGCCTGCCATCTGCTTGTCGCGACGGAGCGCTCGCAGTTCGGTCTGCCCGAGGCGACGTTGGGCCTGATACCCGGCTACGGTGGCACTCAGCGCCTCACCGATGCCTTGGGCCGTCACCTGGCACTGCGTCTGATGTTGACGGGTGCCCGCCTGAGCGCCCGCGAAGCCGCCGAAGCCGGCATCTTGGCCTGTCCGGTGATCGCGCCCGACTCCGTGGCCGCCGCCGTCGACGAGCTCGTCGAAAAGCTGTGCCGGGCAACGCCCGCTGCGACGCGCACCGTTCTCGCGGCGGCGAGCGCGCAGGTGCCCTCAAGCCTCGCGCTCGGGCAGGAAGCCGCGCTGGCCGCCATCGCGATCGCGTCGGTCAACGGGCAGGCCGGTATCACAGCAATGCTGGCGAAGATGGCCGACCGGTGA
- a CDS encoding SDR family NAD(P)-dependent oxidoreductase → MADQILAGRKAAVTGASRGIGRAIALALAAAGADVGLVARSLSDLEKVADEVRALGRTAVVAHMDVTDADSVNGAVDDVHRRLGGLDVMVNNSGVVSAGHALDTTLAEWDRVLDTNLRGTFVCCQAAGRHLTAQGAGKVINVASHFGLMAVPGFSAYCASKAAILHLTRVLAIEWARHGVQVNAIAPGYVETDLSADVRENPELKDRVLQRIPARRMADAAEIGPLAVLLASSQSDYMTGSVLVIDGGQSI, encoded by the coding sequence ATGGCTGATCAGATCTTGGCGGGTCGCAAGGCCGCGGTAACCGGGGCAAGCAGGGGAATCGGCCGGGCGATCGCGCTGGCTCTGGCGGCGGCAGGAGCCGATGTCGGACTGGTTGCGCGGTCGCTTTCAGATCTCGAGAAGGTGGCCGACGAAGTCCGCGCCCTCGGCCGTACCGCGGTCGTGGCCCACATGGATGTCACCGACGCCGACAGTGTGAACGGCGCCGTCGACGACGTTCACCGACGGCTGGGCGGTCTCGACGTGATGGTGAACAATTCTGGCGTGGTGAGTGCCGGCCATGCTTTGGACACAACGCTGGCCGAATGGGACCGCGTGCTCGACACGAATCTGCGCGGCACCTTCGTCTGCTGTCAGGCCGCGGGGCGTCACCTGACGGCGCAGGGAGCCGGCAAGGTCATCAACGTGGCGAGTCACTTCGGCTTGATGGCGGTACCGGGCTTTTCGGCCTACTGCGCGTCGAAGGCCGCGATCCTGCATCTCACCAGGGTGCTGGCGATTGAGTGGGCGCGTCACGGCGTTCAGGTCAACGCCATCGCGCCGGGCTATGTGGAGACCGACCTAAGTGCAGATGTGCGCGAGAATCCAGAGCTGAAAGACCGTGTTCTGCAACGTATCCCGGCGCGCCGCATGGCTGATGCAGCAGAGATAGGACCACTTGCCGTGCTACTTGCGTCCAGCCAGTCCGACTACATGACCGGTTCCGTGTTGGTCATCGACGGCGGTCAGTCGATTTAG